A window of Adhaeribacter arboris genomic DNA:
TTATCTTTGCAAACTCAAAAAAGACGGACGGGTTCCGTCGCTTAACAAACGTTAGTTATATTATGCCTGTTAAAATCAGACTGGCCCGGAGAGGCCGCAAAAAAGCTGCAATGTACGATATCGTTGTAGCTGACTCCCGATCACCACGTGATGGTAAATTTATTGAAAAATTAGGCACTTACAATCCCAACACGAATCCAGCTTCGATCAAATTCGATCAGGACAAGGCTTTTACTTGGGTAATGAACGGGGCACAACCTACCGATACGGTTAAAGCCATGCTGTCGTACACGGGAGTATTGTTCAAAAAACATTTACAAATTGGTGTTGCGAAAGGCGCCATAACACAAGAGCAAGCCGACTCTAAATTCCAAACCTGGAAAGATGAGAAAGAAGCCAAGATTCAAGGCAAACGCGATACGCTTAGCCAGAAGAAATCGGATGCGGCTAAAGCAGCTTTAGAAAACGAACGCAAAATTAACGAAGCTCGGGCCGAAGCGCTCCGTAAACGGGCATCTGATGCTGCTAAGGCTGCTGAACCAGCTGCTCCAGCTGAAGAAACTCCTGCTACCGAGGAACAAGCTTAATTATTTTTTACCATGAATATTGATGCCTGTTACCAGTTAGGTTACATCGTCCGGACGCATGGTATCAAAGGCCAGGTAGTAGCATTTTTTGATGTAGATTACCCGGAAGATTACGAAGAATTGGAATCAGTTTTCTTGCTTATTAGCGGAAAGCTGGTTCCTTTTTTTATTCAGTCTATTGATTCCCAGGCTAAAGGGCGTTTTCTAATTAAATTTGAAGACACCGACACAATAGAGCAAGCAGAAAAACTAAAAGGTCTTTCCTTGTACCTCCCCCTTGATTCTTTACCGGAACTCGATGAAGACCAGTTTTACTACCATGATTTAATTGGCTACACCATCGTCGACGAAACCTTAGGAAAATTAGGATTAGTAAAAGAATTGTTTGAACTGCCCCACCAAGATTTAATGGCCATGGATTACCAAGGTGCCGAAGTGTTGATTCCCATGCAGGACGAAATTATTCTTCGGGCGGATAAAACTACCCAAACCTTATACGTGAACCTGCCCGAAGGACTGGTAGATGTTTACATGCAACCCAGTAATCCCGACGAAGAAGAACGCAACGACGATGCGGTTTGATATTATCAGTTGCCAGCCCGATTTACTGGAAAGCCCCTTTAATCATTCTATTTTAAAACGTGCCCAACAAAAAGGTTTAGTAGAAGTACACATCCACGATTTGCGCCAATTTGCCATAAACAAGCACGGCCAAATTGATGATTATGCCTTTGGGGGCGGAGCAGGTATGGTAATGATGATTGAGCCCATTGATAAATGCCTGGCGCAATTAAAAGCGCAACGTTCCTATGATGCCGTTATTTACATGACTCCGGACGGGGAAACCCTGAACCAGAATAAAGTAAATCGCTTCTCCTTGCTACAAAACGTGATTATTTTATGCGGCCATTATAAGGGCGTTGACGAAAGAG
This region includes:
- a CDS encoding 30S ribosomal protein S16 codes for the protein MPVKIRLARRGRKKAAMYDIVVADSRSPRDGKFIEKLGTYNPNTNPASIKFDQDKAFTWVMNGAQPTDTVKAMLSYTGVLFKKHLQIGVAKGAITQEQADSKFQTWKDEKEAKIQGKRDTLSQKKSDAAKAALENERKINEARAEALRKRASDAAKAAEPAAPAEETPATEEQA
- the rimM gene encoding ribosome maturation factor RimM (Essential for efficient processing of 16S rRNA), which translates into the protein MNIDACYQLGYIVRTHGIKGQVVAFFDVDYPEDYEELESVFLLISGKLVPFFIQSIDSQAKGRFLIKFEDTDTIEQAEKLKGLSLYLPLDSLPELDEDQFYYHDLIGYTIVDETLGKLGLVKELFELPHQDLMAMDYQGAEVLIPMQDEIILRADKTTQTLYVNLPEGLVDVYMQPSNPDEEERNDDAV
- the trmD gene encoding tRNA (guanosine(37)-N1)-methyltransferase TrmD translates to MRFDIISCQPDLLESPFNHSILKRAQQKGLVEVHIHDLRQFAINKHGQIDDYAFGGGAGMVMMIEPIDKCLAQLKAQRSYDAVIYMTPDGETLNQNKVNRFSLLQNVIILCGHYKGVDERVREHFVTHEISIGDYVLSGGELGAAVLTDAIIRILPGVLNDESSALTDSFQDGLLAPPVYTRPANYNGWTVPEILLSGDTPKIDQWRFEQAIDRTKQRRPDLLH